The nucleotide window CAGCCGACCGCGTCGGCCTGCTGCACGACCTGGCCCGCGTATTCACCCAACATGAGATCAATCTGAAAATGGCCAAGATCATGACCCTGGGTGATCGCGTAGAGGATATATTCATTGTCCAGGGCAAGGTTCTGGAGCATCCGCGCACGCAGCGGCAATTCGAGCGCCACTTATTTGACGCCCTGACGGGTACTCTCTGAGCATCTTATTTCTTTATTTTCACCACCATCACACTCATGAAAATCACTTGCGCCGATAAAATTTTGCAATTCGTTGCCTTTCTGTGCCTCGCAGCGGTGGGCTTTGCCCTGGTATCCCAATACGCCTTCGACATGCGGCCCTGCGCCTGGTGCGTGTTGCAACGGCTGATCCTGCTGGCCATTGCTGCCGTGTGCATACTGACCGGCACGGGCTGGGGCTCGGCTTGGGTACGCCGCCTGGGGGCTGCCCTGGCTGCGGCGCTGTCGATCTCGGGCATTGTCGCCGCCTGGTATCAGTACACCGTGGCATCCCAGGCGTTCTCGTGCGCCCAGACCTTTGCCGATACCTTCATCACCCAGTCCGGCCTGGATGCCGCCCTGCCCTGGCTGTTTGGCATCTACGCCACCTGCGCAGACGCCCGGGTCAGTCTGCTGGGCATGGAGTACGCCCTGTGGGGGCTGCTGCTGTTCGTCGTCAGCGCCATCCTGACGCTGTGGGTGCTGCTGCGCCGGGCGCGCGCCTGAACAGGCCACCCACTTGGGGCAAAGACGTTTGATTCAGGCGTCTTCGGCGGGGGCCACCATGGCCCCTGAACGCAGGGACTGGCCTTGGCTTTGGCTGAGACGCTGCAAATAAGCGGCATCGATATCACCCGTCACATACTGGCCGTTGAAACAAGACGACTCAAATGTCTGCAGGGCCGGGTTCAAGTCGCGCAAGGATTGTTCCAGATCGGCCAGTTCCTGGTAGACCAGACCATCCGCCCCGATTTCCCGGGCCACCTGCTGGGTGTCACGGCCAGTCGCGATCAATTCGGCCTGGGTGGGCATGTCGATGCCATAGACATTGGGGTAGCGCACGGCGGGGGCCGCCGAGGCAAAATAGACCTTGTTGGCGCCCGCAGCCCGCGCCATATCGACGATTTCCCGGCTGGTCGTGCCACGGACAATCGAGTCATCGACCAGCAGCACGTTTTTGCCGCGAAATTCCAGGTCGATGGCACTGAGCTTCTGGCGCACGGATTTTTTTCGCACGGCCTGACCCGGCATGATAAAGGTGCGCCCTATATAACGGTTCTTGATGAAGCCTTCGCGATAATTCAATCCCAGGTGGGAAGCCAGTTGCATGGCCGATGGGCGGGAGGAATCGGGGATAGGCATGACCACGTCGATATCCCCCAGACGCAGGGATTTCGCCACATTGTCCGCCAGATATTCCCCCATCTGCAGACGTGCGTCGTACACCGAAATGCCATCCATGACGGAATCCGGGCGCGCAAAATAAACGTATTCGAAAACGCAGGGGGTTTGTGGCTGGCCAGGCTCGGCGCACAATTCGTGGTTGAGTTCACCGTCCTCGGTAATGACCAGGGCCTCGCCAGGCTCGATATCACGCACCAGACTGAAGCCGCTGCCGGTCAGTGCGACGGACTCAGAGGCCAACATCCATTCCGGGCCGGCATCCGTGTCATGGCGCCCCAGGCACAGGGGCCGGATGCCGTGGGGATCGCGAAATGCCACCAAACCGAAATGACTGATGCGGGCAATCACGGCATACGCGCCCTTGGCACGACGGTGCACGGCGCGCACCGCCTGGAACACCGCATTGGCATCCAGTGTGACGCCATCGGAAGCCTGCTGCAGCTCGTGGGCAAAAACATTGAGCAACACTTCGGAATCCGAGTTGGTATTGATGTGACGCCGGTCGTGCTTGAATAGGGCCTCGCGCAGTTCACGCCAATTGGTCAGATTGCCATTATGCACAAAGGTAATGCCAAACGGTGCATTGACGTAAAACGGTTGGGCCTCGTCTACACTGGCGCTAGAGCCTGCCGTGGGATAGCGCACCTGGCCCAGCCCGCTATTGCCAGGCAGCGCACGCATATTGCGGGTCCGGAATACATCGCGCACCAAGCCATGCGCCTTGTGCATGCTGAAGTAATCATCATGCGCGGTGGCAATGCCAGCGGCGTCCTGCCCCCGGTGCTGCAACAGCAGCAGGCTGTCATAAATCAGCTGATTGACGGGCGCTTTGCCCATCACACCCACAATTCCGCACATGCTAGTTGGTATCCGTAGAAGACTGATAAGGAAGTATCTGCGCCACATCGGGTGGCAACATGAGTTTGATTTGCTGAAAACCTTTGACCAAGGCTCCGACCGTGCGGGACTGCTGCCACCAAGGCTCTTGGGGCAGTTCGGTGTAACCCGCCAGCCCCACCAGCGCCAACACCAGCACCAGCCCGCGCCCTGCCCCGAAAACCGCGCCCAGACCATGATCGGCGGGCGTCAGGCCAGTGCGATCCACCAAAGCGCCCAGCGCCATATTCAGCAGCCCCACAGCCAACAGGGTCAGGATGAAGACAGCACCATACGCAGCCAGCGTGCGCAAGAGCCCATTTTCGATCAGGCTGGCCAGCCATACCGAGGCGCTGGGTCCCCACCAGATCGCAGCCACGAAAGCGGCCACATAAGCGACCAGGGATAAGACTTCGCGCAAAAATCCGCGCAGCAAGCCAATCACGCTGGAGACCAGCACAATACCCAAGACGATGTAATCGAAGCTGGTCACTTGTCGGAAATCAGGCCATTTTGATAACCCAGCGCACGCAGACGGGTCTGAGCAGCCTGGGCGGCCTCGTGCGAGCCAAATGGCCCGACGCGCAGCCGGTAGACCGTGCGTCCGCCGGATTGACCGGGCTCGACGTAGGCATCTGTGACGCCGGCCTGGCTTAAGCTATTGCGACGCGCCTGAGCGTCTTGTTCCGTCGTATAGGCAGCCACTTGCAGGTAATAGCGTCCCTGGGCTGCTGAACTGCCCGTACTGCGGGGAGTATTTGGGGCCTTGCCGGCCAACAGGGCCAGGGCCACCGACCCATCGTCCGTGCGGTCCGCAGGTTTGGGCGCAGGTTTTGGTTTTGGGGGCTCAGGGGTGGGTTTTGGAGCCGCAGTCGGCGGCGTAAGCTGGGCCTGTGGCGCGGGCGGCGTGCTGGTGGCCGACTGCGCAGGCAGGGGGGATGGCACAACAGTGCCGCTGGTGACTGATGCCGTTGGGTCCGATGCTGCGGCCAGGGGGCTAGTATCAGCAGGCAAACCACTGACGGCAGCAGAATCCGGAGATACCTGCCCACCGGCAACAGCAGCGCCGGGCAATGCCGTGGCATCGGCCAACTGAGGCGACAAGCCATCGGGCGGGGCCGGAACGACAATGGGCGCCTGAACGTGTTCTGGGGCTGGCGGTTCGTCAAACAGCCAGGGGACAGCAATAAACGCAGCCAGCACCAAGGCCAAGGCGCCGATCAAGCGGCGGCGAGCCTTGGTGCGGAGTTCTTTAAGCTGGGTGGCACTACCGGCGCGTGAGGTGGCGCGTTTATCCGAGTTGGACCCGTGACGAAAAAACATCGTGCAGCTTACCCATTAGCAAAGGCAGGCCGACGCGCCCACCCAATCAAGAAAGCACGTCCCTGCCTTCGAGGCGCAGAACCTGCAACACCGGGCCGACCGTCGCAAATGACCCGAATACAAGAATTCTATCATTGTCGGTGGCCAGTTGACGGGCCTGTGCAAAGGCTTGTTCCGGACTGTCAAAAGTGGATACTTGTACATCCCGGGCCTGGATGGCGGGCCGGGGCGCGGCCCTGACACCGGGCTTGCTGTCGCCGCGCTTGAGTTCGGCGGTTTGGGCCACGAAAGTATCGACCGGCGCCACATCGCCAGTGATGCGATGCACGATGTCTGCAAGTTCCTGGGCGCTGGTCCCGCGTGGCCCGTCCAGCGTGGCGCACAGCCAGCGATCCACGCGTCGTGTCAGGCGCGACAAGGTGGCTTCGATTTCCTTGTCGTGCAGCATGCCCACCACCGCGTACGTGTGGGGGTAATGTCCCATGCTGTCCAGGTTCTGCCCCAAAGCGGCAGCCGCATGAGGGTTATGGCCGACATCCAGAATCGTGGCTGGCAGGCCAGGCAGGATCTGCATACGGCCCGGCAGGCTGACATGCAGCAGACCCTGGCGCACGTTTTGCTGGGTGACCACCAGACGATCACGCAGGCTTTCCAGGGCCGCCAGGGCGGCCGAGGCATTGATCAGCTGATTGGCGCCGCGCAGCGCCGGATAGCCCAGGGCATTGCGTCGCTGACC belongs to Castellaniella sp. and includes:
- a CDS encoding disulfide bond formation protein B, whose protein sequence is MKITCADKILQFVAFLCLAAVGFALVSQYAFDMRPCAWCVLQRLILLAIAAVCILTGTGWGSAWVRRLGAALAAALSISGIVAAWYQYTVASQAFSCAQTFADTFITQSGLDAALPWLFGIYATCADARVSLLGMEYALWGLLLFVVSAILTLWVLLRRARA
- the purF gene encoding amidophosphoribosyltransferase produces the protein MCGIVGVMGKAPVNQLIYDSLLLLQHRGQDAAGIATAHDDYFSMHKAHGLVRDVFRTRNMRALPGNSGLGQVRYPTAGSSASVDEAQPFYVNAPFGITFVHNGNLTNWRELREALFKHDRRHINTNSDSEVLLNVFAHELQQASDGVTLDANAVFQAVRAVHRRAKGAYAVIARISHFGLVAFRDPHGIRPLCLGRHDTDAGPEWMLASESVALTGSGFSLVRDIEPGEALVITEDGELNHELCAEPGQPQTPCVFEYVYFARPDSVMDGISVYDARLQMGEYLADNVAKSLRLGDIDVVMPIPDSSRPSAMQLASHLGLNYREGFIKNRYIGRTFIMPGQAVRKKSVRQKLSAIDLEFRGKNVLLVDDSIVRGTTSREIVDMARAAGANKVYFASAAPAVRYPNVYGIDMPTQAELIATGRDTQQVAREIGADGLVYQELADLEQSLRDLNPALQTFESSCFNGQYVTGDIDAAYLQRLSQSQGQSLRSGAMVAPAEDA
- a CDS encoding CvpA family protein; protein product: MTSFDYIVLGIVLVSSVIGLLRGFLREVLSLVAYVAAFVAAIWWGPSASVWLASLIENGLLRTLAAYGAVFILTLLAVGLLNMALGALVDRTGLTPADHGLGAVFGAGRGLVLVLALVGLAGYTELPQEPWWQQSRTVGALVKGFQQIKLMLPPDVAQILPYQSSTDTN
- a CDS encoding SPOR domain-containing protein, which produces MFFRHGSNSDKRATSRAGSATQLKELRTKARRRLIGALALVLAAFIAVPWLFDEPPAPEHVQAPIVVPAPPDGLSPQLADATALPGAAVAGGQVSPDSAAVSGLPADTSPLAAASDPTASVTSGTVVPSPLPAQSATSTPPAPQAQLTPPTAAPKPTPEPPKPKPAPKPADRTDDGSVALALLAGKAPNTPRSTGSSAAQGRYYLQVAAYTTEQDAQARRNSLSQAGVTDAYVEPGQSGGRTVYRLRVGPFGSHEAAQAAQTRLRALGYQNGLISDK